Proteins co-encoded in one Candidatus Methylomirabilota bacterium genomic window:
- a CDS encoding sorbosone dehydrogenase family protein, whose protein sequence is MTAMLARAILGIVAGLALVSPSWAQAPSVSLPPGFHLEVFASDLGGPRFMTLDPAGTLLVSVPSRGRVVALPDKNGHGKLDAVVTVAEGLTQPHGLAFKDGQLYVAETGQVVRFHYDSATMKASQPIVVVPSLPTGGHWTRTIAFGPDGRLYVSIGSSCNICRESDSRRAAIMRYRPDGSGGVLFASGLRNAVGIAFHPSTGVLWATVNERDWLGDDVPPDLITEVRERGFYGWPDCFAAGGKTFVDSRVLKGDRCPSMTAPSLEIQAHSAPLGLAFYTGQQFPAEYRGSLFVAYHGSWNRSVPTGYKVVRIKLEGAKATAVEDFATGFLSGGTVSARPVDLVVGRDGALFLSSDQFARDIFRITYRPR, encoded by the coding sequence ATGACCGCCATGCTGGCGCGAGCGATCCTCGGTATCGTCGCCGGGCTCGCGCTGGTCTCTCCTTCCTGGGCGCAGGCCCCGTCCGTGTCCCTTCCCCCGGGCTTTCATCTCGAGGTCTTCGCCTCGGACCTGGGCGGCCCGCGCTTCATGACGCTCGACCCGGCGGGCACCCTCCTCGTCTCGGTGCCCAGCCGGGGCCGCGTGGTCGCCCTGCCCGACAAGAACGGCCACGGCAAGCTGGACGCCGTCGTCACCGTGGCCGAAGGTCTGACCCAGCCGCACGGCCTCGCCTTCAAAGACGGCCAGCTCTACGTCGCCGAGACGGGGCAGGTCGTGCGATTCCACTATGACTCGGCGACCATGAAGGCCTCTCAGCCGATCGTCGTGGTGCCGAGTCTGCCGACCGGTGGCCACTGGACACGTACCATCGCCTTCGGTCCCGACGGCCGCCTGTATGTCTCGATCGGCTCCTCGTGCAACATCTGCCGCGAGAGTGACTCGCGCCGGGCCGCCATCATGCGCTATCGGCCCGACGGCTCGGGCGGAGTACTCTTCGCCTCGGGCCTCCGCAATGCCGTCGGTATCGCCTTTCACCCGAGCACGGGCGTGCTCTGGGCCACCGTCAATGAGCGCGACTGGCTGGGCGACGATGTCCCGCCCGATCTCATCACCGAGGTGCGGGAGCGCGGCTTCTATGGCTGGCCGGACTGCTTCGCGGCGGGCGGCAAGACGTTCGTCGACTCGCGCGTGCTCAAGGGCGACCGCTGCCCGTCCATGACCGCGCCGTCGCTCGAGATCCAGGCGCACTCGGCGCCGCTCGGGCTGGCCTTCTACACGGGACAGCAGTTCCCCGCCGAGTACCGCGGCAGCCTCTTCGTGGCCTACCACGGCTCCTGGAACCGCTCGGTGCCGACCGGCTACAAGGTGGTGCGGATCAAGCTCGAGGGCGCCAAGGCCACGGCCGTCGAGGACTTCGCGACGGGCTTTCTGTCCGGGGGCACGGTTTCGGCTCGGCCCGTGGATCTCGTGGTGGGACGCGACGGGGCCCTGTTCCTCTCCTCCGACCAGTTCGCCCGGGACATCTTCCGGATCACCTACCGGCCCCGCTGA